From the Acidithiobacillus sp. genome, the window GCCCCAGCCGGGTGGCGGTCGGAATTCTTGACCGGCGCGCCAGTTGCTGCCCAATTGGTCATAGGCGGCGCGTTTCTCCGGGTCTTTGAGCACCTCATAGGCTTCCTGAAGATCCTTGAAGCGGTCTTCCGCATCCTTTTCCTTGCTGACGTCAGGGTGATATTTGCGCGCCATTTTGCGATAAGACGCCTTGATCGCGTCGGCATCAGCGCTGCGTTCGACACCCAGAATTTTGTAGTAGTCCTTGTATTCCAACTCATCCCCCTTATCATTGGTTATAGCAGCCAGCAGCCCCACTGCAAGTCTGCTTTCACAATGCGGTTATTATGCCGTATTTTCAAGCTTGGATGCCCAAGCCCGAGGAGTTGCTGTGTCTGAATGGTCTACTCTCAATCCCCGCCAGATGGAGGCGGTGACCCTGCCGCCCGGTCCGGCGCTGGTGCTGGCGGGGGCTGGCTCGGGCAAAACGCGGGTGCTGACCAGCCGCATTGCCCATTTGCTGGAAGGAGACGTACACCCCGGCGAGATCCTCGCAGTGACCTTTACCAACAAGGCGGCGCGCGCCATGCGCGGGCGGCTGGATGGTATGGTGGCCATGGATTTACGGGCCTTGTGGATGGGGACCTTTCACGGCATCGCCCACCGCCTGCTGCGCATGCATCACGAGGCGCTGGGCTTGCCTGCGGATTTTCAGGTCCTGGATGCCGACGATAGCCAGCGCCTGCTGCGGCGGATCATGCGTGAAGCACAGATGGATGAAAAGCAGTGGCCGCCGCGAGCCATGGCCGGACGTATCGGTCGCTGGAAAGACGAAGGTTGGGGGCCGCAGCAAGTGCAACAATATGAAGGCCCGGCAGCGGCGCCCTTCATTCCCATCTACAGTGCCTATGAAGCGGCTAAAAAGCGCTCCGGACTGGTGGACTTCGGCGACCTGTTGCTCTACGCCTTGCGTCTTTGGGAATCCCCGGAAATCCTCGATCATTATCAGCGCCGTTTTCAGCACATTCTGGTGGACGAGTTTCAGGACACCAATGCGGTGCAATATGCCTGGCTGAAAGGACTGGCGCGGCATGGGCAGATTTTCGTGGTTGGCGATGACGATCAGTCCATTTATGCCTGGCGCGGTGCGCGAGTAGAGAATCTGCTGCGCTTCGCAGAAGACTTTGCCGGCGCACAGGTGGTGCGGTTGGAGCAGAACTACCGTTCGACGGAACCCATCCTGCAAGCCGCCAATGCGGTCATCGCTTACAACCCGGATCGTCTTGGTAAAACCTTGTGGACGGCGGAGCCGGGCGGTGAGGCTATTCAGCTCTATACGGCCTACAACGAGGTGGATGAGGCGCGCTATGTGGTGGGACGCGTCCAGCAATGGCTGGACGCTGGTGGTCGCCGCTCCGAATGTGCCATCCTCTACCGCTCCAACGCCCAGTCGCGGGCTTTTGAAGAAGTGTTGGTGCGCGAAGGCATGCCCTATCGAGTCTATGGTGGCCTGCGCTTCTTTGAGCGCGCCGAAATCAAGGATACGCTGGCCTACCTGCGCCTCACCGCCAATCGCCATGATGATGCGTCTTTTGAGCGGGTGGTGAATGTGCCCGCGCGTGGCATCGGTACGGTCAGCGTTGAGCGCCTGCGGAATCTGGCCCGCGCGCGTGGCCTCTCGCTCTGGCAGGCGGCGGGGGAACTGGCTCAGCCGAAAATCAACGCTTTCCTCAATCTGGTGGACGATCTGGCCGCGCGGACGGCAGAGACGGATCTGGGCGAACGGGTGGAGACCGTGCTGGCCCGCACCGGCCTGCGTGAGTGGCACAGCCGCGAGGGCGATCGTGCCGAGGGGCGTCTGGAAAATCTGGACGAGTTGATCAACGCCGCGCGCAGCTATGCCCAGGACTGGGCCGCTGACCCTAATCTGGGTGATCTGGCGCCGCAGCCGGGGAACATGCTCTCGGAGTTTCTGACCCATGCCGCACTGGAGGCAGGAGATGGCGCCGGGGAGGCCTGGGAGGACTGCGTGCAGTTGATGAGCTTGCACAGCGCCAAGGGCCTTGAGTTCCCACTCGTGTTTCTGGTGGGGCTGGAGGAAGGACTTTTCCCCCACCAGCGCTCTCTGGAAGATTCTCAGGGACTGGCTGAAGAACGGCGTCTTTGCTATGTGGGTATGACTCGAGCCATGCGTCTGCTGGTCATCAGCCATGCCGAGAGCCGCCGCCTGCATGGTAGTGAGCGGATGACCATGCCTTCGCGCTTTCTGCGGGAGAT encodes:
- a CDS encoding UvrD-helicase domain-containing protein, which produces MSEWSTLNPRQMEAVTLPPGPALVLAGAGSGKTRVLTSRIAHLLEGDVHPGEILAVTFTNKAARAMRGRLDGMVAMDLRALWMGTFHGIAHRLLRMHHEALGLPADFQVLDADDSQRLLRRIMREAQMDEKQWPPRAMAGRIGRWKDEGWGPQQVQQYEGPAAAPFIPIYSAYEAAKKRSGLVDFGDLLLYALRLWESPEILDHYQRRFQHILVDEFQDTNAVQYAWLKGLARHGQIFVVGDDDQSIYAWRGARVENLLRFAEDFAGAQVVRLEQNYRSTEPILQAANAVIAYNPDRLGKTLWTAEPGGEAIQLYTAYNEVDEARYVVGRVQQWLDAGGRRSECAILYRSNAQSRAFEEVLVREGMPYRVYGGLRFFERAEIKDTLAYLRLTANRHDDASFERVVNVPARGIGTVSVERLRNLARARGLSLWQAAGELAQPKINAFLNLVDDLAARTAETDLGERVETVLARTGLREWHSREGDRAEGRLENLDELINAARSYAQDWAADPNLGDLAPQPGNMLSEFLTHAALEAGDGAGEAWEDCVQLMSLHSAKGLEFPLVFLVGLEEGLFPHQRSLEDSQGLAEERRLCYVGMTRAMRLLVISHAESRRLHGSERMTMPSRFLREIPQELLQELRPRARISRPVIPVRATAPNRPFPLGSRLQHPVFGEGMVLDYEPGGRQGRIQVQFASGSKWLALGVVALERLP